The Parashewanella spongiae genome has a window encoding:
- the tssH gene encoding type VI secretion system ATPase TssH, translated as MITVELQSLVKRLTPELKASLESAAGECLARSHYSIELEHWFFKLLQETAMGWHRTAEYSGTNKNTLLERLNESLNSLSKGNKEAPSLSANLVELLKDAWMLASLNHSEGSINEYHLLLVLKQRITQGAYNGSLSNWIEGLSSEWLKAQSNKYKTAPLPVDHGSIAGRSNTDVSVNTPSLDKYSKNLTAVARNGELDPISGRNLEIRKSIDILCRRRQNSPILVGDPGVGKTAIVEGLAQQIVDGNVPPSLANIELRSLDLSLLQAGASIKGEFENRLKDIISEIKQSTTPIIMFIDEAHTLIGAGGTAGQNDAANILKPALARGEFRSIAATTWAEYKQYFETDAALTRRFQLVAINEPSEDDAVQMLNGVKNSLESHHNVKVMQEAVTAAVSLSVRYLPERKLPDKAISLLDTACSRIGLSQSACPQKLEFLVEQIRYTENEIKAISHEESLWSIDSSKLGKAQERLAELSTEQKRLSEKWEQEKAIVTEIITLQTELDSRINDGEDVTHSEERTRLKSKMALLRELQGEQPLVIPQVTEQTIAEVISLWTGVPVGNMLKQEVDRLLSLESFIGKRVIGQTAPISEISKAIRMSRAGLTDPRKPVGVFLMCGPSGVGKTETALALTDELYGGEKNITTINMTEFKEEHKVSMLLGSPAGYVGYGKGGVLTEAVRKNPYSVLLLDEMEKAHPGVHDIFYQIFDKGCISDSEGRNIDFRNTIIIMTSNAADSAVVAACEDKRPSVSDLTQQIFPDLQRFFKPAFLGRTTIVPYFPLNEDEMSQIAQLSMARIAKRVRQHYAASFEYDESVINDLVKLNNSPETGARAIEQIINRNLMPQMANQCIERMSLAQPIKAVKVFSENGKFTIEIN; from the coding sequence ATGATAACAGTAGAATTACAAAGCTTAGTCAAACGACTCACACCCGAACTGAAAGCAAGCTTAGAAAGTGCAGCAGGTGAGTGTCTAGCGCGTTCACATTACTCCATCGAACTGGAACATTGGTTCTTTAAATTGTTGCAAGAAACTGCAATGGGTTGGCATCGAACGGCTGAATACAGCGGAACCAATAAAAACACTTTACTGGAGCGCTTAAATGAATCGTTAAATTCGCTCTCTAAAGGTAACAAAGAAGCGCCATCGCTTTCAGCTAATTTAGTTGAATTACTGAAAGATGCTTGGATGTTAGCATCATTAAATCACTCAGAAGGCTCGATTAACGAATATCATCTTTTACTTGTTCTAAAACAGCGTATTACCCAAGGTGCTTATAATGGTTCACTCAGTAATTGGATTGAGGGTTTATCATCAGAATGGTTGAAGGCACAGTCGAATAAATATAAGACTGCACCTTTGCCAGTTGATCATGGCAGTATTGCTGGTCGCTCCAATACTGACGTTAGTGTTAATACACCTTCTTTAGATAAATATTCAAAAAATTTAACAGCAGTAGCTAGAAATGGCGAACTAGACCCAATTTCAGGCAGAAATTTAGAAATAAGAAAGTCGATTGATATCTTGTGTCGTCGGCGCCAAAACAGCCCAATACTTGTTGGCGACCCTGGTGTGGGAAAAACAGCCATTGTTGAAGGGTTGGCGCAACAAATTGTCGATGGCAATGTACCGCCTTCTTTGGCAAATATTGAATTAAGAAGCCTTGATTTATCATTGTTGCAAGCTGGCGCCAGTATCAAGGGGGAATTTGAAAATCGCTTAAAAGATATTATCAGCGAAATTAAGCAATCCACAACACCAATAATCATGTTTATTGATGAAGCACATACCTTGATTGGTGCTGGTGGTACAGCTGGGCAAAATGATGCGGCCAATATTTTGAAACCAGCATTAGCTCGGGGAGAGTTCCGATCAATAGCGGCAACAACTTGGGCAGAATATAAACAGTATTTTGAAACGGACGCCGCACTAACACGTCGTTTTCAGCTCGTTGCAATTAATGAACCCAGTGAAGATGATGCTGTTCAAATGTTGAACGGAGTAAAAAATAGTCTTGAATCTCATCACAACGTGAAAGTCATGCAAGAGGCTGTCACCGCTGCAGTTTCGCTTTCAGTCCGTTATTTGCCTGAAAGAAAGCTTCCAGATAAAGCCATCAGTCTTTTGGATACCGCCTGTTCAAGAATTGGATTGAGCCAAAGCGCGTGCCCACAAAAATTGGAATTCTTGGTTGAACAAATTCGCTATACCGAAAATGAAATCAAAGCCATTTCTCACGAAGAATCCTTATGGTCGATTGATTCTTCGAAGTTAGGTAAAGCACAAGAACGATTAGCTGAACTTTCGACTGAGCAAAAACGACTTTCTGAAAAGTGGGAGCAAGAGAAAGCCATAGTGACTGAAATCATTACACTTCAGACTGAGTTAGACAGCAGAATTAATGATGGAGAAGACGTAACACACAGTGAAGAACGAACTAGATTGAAAAGTAAAATGGCTTTGCTCAGAGAGCTTCAGGGAGAGCAGCCATTAGTTATTCCACAAGTAACAGAGCAAACCATTGCTGAGGTTATCTCGCTTTGGACGGGTGTGCCAGTTGGCAACATGCTAAAGCAAGAGGTTGATCGTTTGCTGAGTTTGGAATCATTTATCGGTAAACGGGTAATAGGTCAAACAGCGCCTATTTCTGAAATATCAAAAGCGATTCGTATGTCCCGTGCTGGTTTAACCGATCCAAGAAAACCGGTTGGCGTATTTCTAATGTGCGGGCCAAGTGGTGTCGGCAAAACAGAAACAGCATTAGCACTAACAGATGAACTTTACGGCGGTGAAAAAAATATTACCACCATCAATATGACTGAGTTTAAAGAAGAACATAAAGTTTCCATGCTACTCGGTTCTCCTGCTGGATACGTTGGTTATGGTAAAGGCGGTGTGCTGACCGAGGCGGTAAGAAAAAACCCATACTCCGTATTACTACTTGATGAAATGGAAAAGGCGCATCCAGGTGTGCACGATATTTTTTATCAAATTTTTGATAAAGGATGCATTTCAGACAGTGAAGGCCGCAACATCGACTTTAGAAACACGATCATCATTATGACTTCAAACGCAGCAGACAGCGCGGTTGTTGCAGCCTGTGAAGATAAAAGGCCGTCAGTTTCTGATTTAACACAGCAAATATTTCCTGATTTACAGCGCTTCTTCAAACCGGCATTTTTAGGCCGGACAACAATCGTTCCATATTTTCCACTTAATGAAGACGAAATGTCACAAATTGCGCAACTCTCAATGGCGCGTATTGCAAAACGTGTTCGTCAACATTATGCCGCCAGTTTCGAATATGACGAGAGCGTCATCAATGATTTAGTGAAACTCAATAATTCACCTGAAACGGGTGCAAGGGCGATTGAGCAGATCATCAATAGAAACTTGATGCCACAAATGGCGAATCAATGTATCGAAAGAATGAGTCTTGCTCAACCTATTAAGGCTGTGAAGGTATTTTCCGAGAATGGTAAATTCACAATCGAAATTAACTAG
- a CDS encoding type VI secretion system baseplate subunit TssG, translated as MQKSLIGKELQLGDGAELARTLQLIKHMAQHDGIKPKVRFGSEILPAYYQSQVTNVQHSDRSGWTMLTGLPALSGNNGSIPRSMYKKALSSLFDLGDEASIDFFNGFNNRYYSLQCQAEIKHDLTSQMEEECFDWNSDAKSISSLLSNLSGMDQDIDSIPKSHFIQYTGIMGLKLTCPVTLQNMLTDYFQSTFEIEHSGLEYQPLTPCSLTSLGRAGQNNRLGCDALIGKNAALVGQKLKIKICPKDYQNYLKIHNDPNMVPAIEHMVRSYMGINFKFKLYMKVNSCYLPRIKLSSAADNDIKIGQTAWMDNSGMIQQFVEMPFSAN; from the coding sequence TTGCAAAAGTCTCTTATAGGTAAAGAACTCCAACTTGGTGATGGCGCTGAATTAGCGCGTACTTTGCAGTTAATAAAGCACATGGCTCAACATGATGGTATAAAGCCAAAAGTTCGCTTTGGTAGCGAAATCTTGCCTGCGTATTATCAAAGCCAAGTAACGAATGTACAGCATAGTGATCGTTCGGGGTGGACAATGTTAACCGGTCTGCCAGCTTTATCGGGTAACAATGGCTCGATACCAAGAAGTATGTATAAAAAAGCACTTTCATCATTGTTTGATTTAGGTGATGAAGCTTCCATAGACTTTTTTAACGGTTTCAATAATCGATATTATTCATTGCAATGCCAAGCTGAAATTAAGCACGACCTGACCAGTCAAATGGAAGAGGAGTGTTTTGATTGGAATTCTGATGCGAAATCGATTAGCAGCTTGCTGTCTAACTTAAGTGGGATGGATCAAGATATTGACTCAATTCCGAAAAGCCATTTTATTCAATACACGGGAATCATGGGGCTTAAGCTAACATGTCCAGTAACATTGCAGAATATGTTAACTGATTATTTTCAATCAACATTTGAGATTGAGCATTCAGGGCTTGAGTACCAACCGTTAACGCCTTGCTCACTTACCTCATTAGGTCGTGCAGGTCAAAATAACCGTCTTGGTTGTGATGCGCTTATTGGAAAAAACGCAGCTTTAGTAGGACAAAAATTAAAAATAAAAATCTGTCCGAAAGATTACCAAAATTACTTAAAAATTCACAATGATCCCAATATGGTACCCGCTATTGAGCATATGGTTAGATCGTACATGGGGATTAACTTTAAATTTAAGCTCTATATGAAAGTAAATAGCTGCTATTTACCACGAATTAAACTGTCAAGTGCTGCTGATAATGATATCAAAATTGGGCAAACAGCATGGATGGATAACAGTGGAATGATACAGCAGTTTGTAGAAATGCCGTTCAGTGCGAACTAG
- the tssF gene encoding type VI secretion system baseplate subunit TssF, with protein sequence MSDSLLSYFEQELRFIQKEGALFAAKHPNAASGLGLSKDGIDDPQIARLIESVALLNGKLQHRLDGSFPEFTESLVRILFPHYLRAIPSYSMLDFVIDDSASANHVIPAQTEFDVKGKDDTKAILRTTEDVTLYPIKMASANVYFAPFIFAKPKKAEQAKALLEIKFETVDEGMSIAELDIDSLKLHLKGETNSALKLYDVLSQSVSEIAVFDDEQAILLGRQVMSPVGFDEKDTVLPSQAASFGGFVLLTEFFMFAERFNGFKFDLKNALSEVKGNTFKLQLFLDELSVDLARSLSIDNFSLFCTPVVDLHRTTTDPVVIDFFKKQYPIVLDSTQIEGIELFSVDTVLDVTDEKVVTVPKIYGEKYHSSETGLRWQLNQEMHENGQLESSLQVADLEHVSARGQTRTWSIQATATHGNKASQLPISSQIKCRDSLTIPAKMQLLKRPSLPFRNEDISQSVWALLCHLHFNYHSILGSKHPRRTLKNVLYLYNHNKSSQNSAYIESVVNIEQEQVVAPIRVSGKSCFAYGTKITVTLDTSDVNGGVALFSRMLDRFFSYFAGFNSFTQVDIRIEGQDRAYLQFPRRAGCKSLL encoded by the coding sequence TTGTCTGATTCATTGCTTTCCTATTTTGAGCAAGAACTTCGCTTTATTCAAAAAGAGGGAGCGTTATTTGCGGCTAAACATCCTAATGCCGCCAGTGGGCTAGGGCTGAGTAAAGATGGTATAGACGATCCACAAATCGCTCGTTTAATAGAAAGTGTGGCTCTACTTAATGGCAAATTACAGCATCGATTAGATGGCTCTTTTCCTGAGTTTACTGAAAGCCTCGTAAGGATACTTTTTCCACATTACTTACGAGCAATACCGTCTTATAGCATGTTGGACTTTGTGATTGATGATTCAGCGAGTGCAAATCATGTGATACCAGCACAAACCGAGTTTGATGTTAAAGGCAAAGATGATACTAAAGCCATCCTACGGACAACTGAAGATGTAACGCTTTATCCAATCAAAATGGCGTCAGCAAATGTGTATTTTGCGCCATTTATTTTTGCTAAACCCAAAAAAGCAGAACAGGCTAAAGCCTTGTTAGAAATAAAGTTTGAAACCGTAGATGAAGGTATGTCGATAGCTGAACTTGATATCGATTCGCTAAAACTGCATTTAAAAGGTGAAACCAATTCTGCATTGAAGCTTTATGATGTGTTATCACAATCGGTATCTGAAATTGCAGTCTTTGATGATGAGCAAGCGATATTACTCGGCCGTCAGGTGATGAGCCCTGTTGGTTTTGACGAAAAAGATACTGTGTTACCGTCACAGGCGGCTAGTTTCGGTGGTTTTGTTTTGTTGACAGAGTTTTTCATGTTCGCAGAACGGTTTAATGGTTTTAAATTTGATCTTAAAAATGCACTTTCTGAAGTGAAAGGCAATACCTTCAAGCTGCAATTATTTTTGGATGAGCTGAGTGTCGATTTAGCGAGAAGTCTGTCGATTGATAACTTCTCATTATTCTGCACACCAGTGGTGGATTTACATCGAACAACTACCGATCCAGTGGTTATCGATTTTTTTAAAAAACAGTATCCAATCGTGCTCGACTCCACCCAAATTGAAGGCATTGAACTCTTTTCCGTGGACACAGTTTTGGACGTAACTGATGAGAAAGTGGTTACGGTTCCTAAAATTTATGGAGAGAAATACCACTCATCTGAAACAGGGTTACGTTGGCAGTTAAACCAAGAGATGCATGAAAACGGTCAACTAGAAAGCTCACTTCAAGTCGCCGATTTAGAGCATGTTAGCGCACGTGGACAAACAAGAACTTGGTCAATACAAGCAACAGCTACACACGGAAATAAAGCGTCGCAACTGCCTATTTCAAGCCAAATTAAGTGCAGAGATTCGTTAACGATTCCGGCAAAAATGCAACTGTTAAAACGCCCATCTTTGCCATTTAGAAACGAAGATATCAGTCAAAGTGTATGGGCACTATTATGTCATTTACATTTTAATTACCACAGTATTTTAGGCAGCAAGCACCCAAGAAGAACACTCAAAAATGTCCTTTATTTGTATAACCATAATAAAAGCTCACAAAATAGCGCCTACATTGAATCTGTTGTGAATATAGAGCAAGAGCAGGTTGTTGCTCCTATCAGAGTATCGGGTAAAAGCTGCTTTGCCTATGGTACGAAAATTACCGTTACATTAGACACCTCAGATGTAAACGGTGGTGTCGCTTTGTTTAGTCGAATGTTAGATAGATTTTTTTCGTATTTTGCTGGCTTCAATAGCTTTACCCAAGTTGATATCAGAATTGAAGGCCAAGATCGAGCTTACTTACAATTTCCTAGGAGGGCGGGTTGCAAAAGTCTCTTATAG
- the tssE gene encoding type VI secretion system baseplate subunit TssE, whose product MAKLTQTWVNDDTDSIRDAIIDNVCALISSRAPLWRDYSDTEVETIQGSIVHLGIRHFTPSQSKANVEVILADISELIRLYEPRLTQVSLELTNKSSTFNHLQFRISAIMHSAAGSETTIFDSVLNFSSNKLDVRKSNFV is encoded by the coding sequence ATGGCTAAATTAACCCAAACATGGGTTAACGATGATACAGATTCAATTCGAGATGCGATTATCGATAATGTTTGTGCATTAATTTCGAGTCGAGCTCCGCTGTGGCGTGATTATAGTGATACGGAAGTAGAAACAATTCAAGGTTCAATTGTTCATCTTGGTATTCGTCATTTCACGCCTTCACAAAGTAAGGCGAATGTTGAAGTTATATTGGCAGATATTAGTGAATTGATCCGTTTATATGAACCAAGGCTCACTCAGGTGTCACTCGAATTGACTAATAAATCAAGCACATTTAATCATTTGCAGTTCAGAATATCAGCAATTATGCATTCAGCAGCAGGCTCAGAAACGACCATATTCGATTCAGTATTAAATTTTAGCTCAAATAAACTTGATGTAAGGAAGTCAAATTTTGTCTGA
- a CDS encoding type VI secretion system contractile sheath domain-containing protein, with amino-acid sequence MINDLPFLAPFWLKLNECAQAQDHTRFHATLVKLIALLDNTISSQLSSVIQDQNFKRLEASWLGLESLVQLPVSQRRVKIKVLDFDWNSISADLNLSFDIKYTSLFRKIYSKELDTAGGTPYGLLVVDHKVNPEFVDDCDYDDLYTLQLLSELGEKALCPVLLGVDEYFFGDDPNRLLHDGKRISRILESNDYRSWSLLREKLSSRFLHLVLPEYYLRGPYRNHTAGFVFNESNTNTNALWGNSPYLMAINVIREFDRISWFGFLRSYNQTGHYGAIVDQEFQTPTKAKVDIFSEEDGFWSEKGFIPLTSLYLTEQKGFFSNQSVWKSPTEADRVLGMLQTNLMACRFGHYIKAQTRDQVGGYDSVNDCKRSLERWLQQYISELDYGEDSVMARYPLKSSEVLMKVDPADQTRYLCQITLQPQYQYEILDAQVVLSTSLSSKEVGESL; translated from the coding sequence ATGATAAACGACTTGCCTTTTTTAGCACCATTTTGGTTAAAGTTAAATGAATGTGCGCAGGCGCAGGATCACACACGATTTCATGCAACACTCGTAAAACTTATTGCCTTGCTCGATAACACGATCAGTTCTCAATTATCATCCGTAATTCAAGATCAAAACTTTAAACGATTAGAAGCCAGCTGGCTTGGGCTGGAGAGTTTAGTTCAACTCCCTGTCTCGCAACGTCGTGTAAAAATTAAAGTATTAGATTTTGATTGGAACAGCATATCGGCGGATCTAAATTTATCGTTTGATATTAAATACACATCGCTTTTTAGAAAAATTTATTCGAAAGAGCTTGATACAGCAGGTGGAACACCTTATGGACTGCTTGTTGTTGACCATAAAGTTAACCCTGAATTTGTCGACGACTGTGACTATGACGACTTATACACACTACAACTGTTATCTGAATTAGGTGAAAAAGCCTTATGTCCGGTACTTCTTGGAGTGGATGAATATTTTTTTGGTGATGATCCGAACAGGCTTTTGCACGACGGAAAACGTATCAGTCGAATTTTAGAAAGCAATGACTATCGGTCGTGGAGCTTATTGCGTGAAAAACTCTCATCGCGTTTTTTGCATTTAGTCTTACCAGAATATTACTTGCGTGGGCCATACAGAAATCATACAGCCGGCTTTGTGTTTAATGAGAGTAATACAAATACCAACGCGTTATGGGGCAATAGTCCATATCTTATGGCGATTAACGTGATTAGAGAGTTCGATAGAATAAGTTGGTTTGGTTTCTTACGATCATACAATCAAACAGGTCACTATGGTGCTATTGTTGATCAAGAATTCCAGACTCCTACAAAAGCAAAAGTTGATATTTTCAGTGAAGAAGATGGTTTTTGGTCAGAAAAAGGTTTTATACCGCTCACCAGTTTGTATTTAACAGAACAAAAAGGCTTTTTTAGTAATCAATCCGTTTGGAAATCACCTACTGAAGCCGATCGTGTGTTAGGGATGTTGCAAACAAACTTAATGGCATGCCGTTTTGGGCATTACATAAAAGCCCAAACCAGAGATCAAGTCGGCGGCTATGATAGCGTCAACGACTGCAAACGGAGTTTAGAGCGTTGGTTGCAGCAATACATCAGTGAATTGGATTACGGCGAAGATTCTGTCATGGCTAGGTATCCCTTAAAGTCCAGTGAAGTGTTGATGAAAGTTGATCCTGCAGATCAAACACGATATCTATGCCAAATCACGCTTCAACCTCAATATCAGTATGAGATTTTGGATGCTCAAGTAGTACTGAGTACATCCCTTTCAAGTAAAGAAGTCGGTGAGTCGTTATGA
- the tssC gene encoding type VI secretion system contractile sheath large subunit encodes MSTEQQASEAAETVEQTSILERAISATAQTPADSTKELLSILTAQALDGTVTWDKNLTLTIEKAIKAIDRNISAQLSDVLQNSDFQKLEGTWLGLQKLIKNSELGPDLKIKLADYTKDELLEQFEDAPAIDRSRFFTMVYQEEFGTAGGQPYGALIGDYEFGYGDEDVALLRYMGEVAAASHSPFIAAANASMFDFESFSTFADGKPVAAGFDSPAYASWNAFRVSDDSRYVALTLPKTMARLPYGANSVPVKSFDFEELETRADGSAIVTSDKDFVWSNAAYEHGLLMTQAFTQFGWCTAIRGMDNGGKVQNLPNFTYNSEAGDLIQQCPTEVNLTDEREKELSDLGFLPLVHYKNSNYAVFMGAQTAHKPKTYTDPDATANAAISARLPYTMASSRIAQYLKVMGRDRIGSHLEPSDVEKELNTWIHQYVNPNAIGNESKARHPLVEAKVTVEEQAGRPGAYSAVAYLRPWLQMEELSTSLRMVANIPG; translated from the coding sequence ATGTCTACTGAACAACAAGCTTCAGAAGCAGCAGAAACCGTTGAACAAACGAGTATTCTTGAACGTGCTATTTCCGCGACAGCTCAAACACCTGCTGATTCAACAAAAGAATTACTATCAATTCTTACTGCACAGGCGCTTGATGGCACTGTGACATGGGATAAAAACTTAACACTAACAATAGAAAAAGCGATTAAAGCAATTGATCGTAATATTTCGGCTCAGTTATCAGACGTACTTCAAAATAGTGACTTTCAAAAGTTAGAAGGTACTTGGTTAGGATTACAAAAACTGATTAAAAATAGTGAACTAGGCCCAGATCTAAAAATTAAACTTGCTGACTACACCAAAGACGAATTGCTTGAGCAGTTTGAGGATGCGCCAGCCATTGATCGTAGCCGCTTTTTCACTATGGTTTACCAAGAAGAATTTGGTACCGCTGGTGGTCAACCTTATGGTGCTTTGATTGGTGACTACGAATTTGGTTACGGCGATGAAGACGTTGCTTTGCTTCGTTACATGGGTGAAGTAGCTGCGGCTTCTCATTCACCATTTATTGCTGCGGCAAATGCTAGCATGTTTGATTTTGAATCATTTTCAACCTTTGCTGACGGCAAGCCTGTTGCCGCAGGGTTTGACTCTCCAGCTTATGCCAGTTGGAATGCATTTAGAGTCAGTGATGATTCCCGCTATGTTGCATTAACACTGCCTAAAACAATGGCACGTCTTCCATACGGGGCTAACTCAGTACCAGTTAAATCGTTTGATTTTGAAGAGCTTGAAACCCGTGCCGATGGCTCAGCGATTGTGACTTCAGACAAAGATTTTGTTTGGAGCAATGCTGCCTATGAACATGGTTTGTTGATGACGCAAGCATTTACTCAATTCGGTTGGTGTACAGCGATTCGTGGCATGGATAATGGCGGTAAAGTTCAAAACTTACCAAACTTTACTTATAACTCTGAAGCAGGTGATTTAATCCAACAATGCCCAACAGAAGTTAATTTAACTGATGAACGTGAGAAAGAACTCAGTGATTTAGGTTTCTTACCATTAGTACATTATAAAAACAGTAACTATGCGGTATTTATGGGAGCGCAAACGGCTCATAAACCGAAAACATACACAGATCCTGATGCTACTGCTAATGCAGCCATTTCTGCCCGTTTACCATACACGATGGCAAGTAGCCGAATTGCCCAGTACTTAAAAGTAATGGGACGTGACCGGATTGGTTCGCATCTAGAGCCAAGTGATGTCGAAAAAGAGCTGAATACTTGGATTCATCAGTATGTCAATCCAAATGCAATTGGTAATGAATCAAAAGCTCGTCATCCATTGGTTGAAGCAAAAGTAACCGTTGAAGAGCAAGCTGGTCGTCCAGGTGCGTATTCGGCTGTAGCTTATTTACGCCCGTGGTTGCAAATGGAAGAACTGAGCACCTCACTGCGTATGGTTGCTAATATTCCGGGTTAA
- the tssB gene encoding type VI secretion system contractile sheath small subunit, with product MALNSQHKRVSKNRVSITYDVETNGAVETKELPFVVGVIGDFSGHKPESEKVDLEEREFTGIDKDNFDSVMGQVNPRLSFKVDNKLANDDSQFEVNLSFSSMKDFHPENLVEKIEPLKNLVEIRNQLKVLLSKADRSRDLERLLKEVLQSADAIQGLAEELGVKKEGDE from the coding sequence ATGGCATTGAATTCACAACATAAGCGCGTGAGCAAAAACCGCGTTAGCATTACCTACGATGTGGAAACAAACGGAGCAGTAGAAACCAAAGAACTGCCATTTGTCGTTGGCGTTATCGGTGATTTTTCTGGCCATAAACCTGAGTCAGAAAAGGTTGACTTGGAAGAACGAGAGTTCACAGGAATTGATAAAGACAATTTTGACTCAGTAATGGGTCAAGTTAATCCTAGATTATCATTTAAAGTCGACAATAAACTTGCCAATGATGATAGCCAGTTTGAAGTTAATCTTAGCTTCAGCTCAATGAAAGATTTCCATCCTGAGAATCTGGTTGAGAAAATCGAACCTCTCAAAAATTTGGTAGAAATCCGTAACCAACTAAAGGTTCTATTAAGTAAAGCAGATCGTTCTCGTGATCTTGAACGCCTACTAAAAGAAGTGCTTCAGAGCGCCGATGCCATCCAAGGTTTGGCTGAAGAGTTAGGTGTGAAAAAAGAGGGAGATGAATAA
- a CDS encoding Hcp family type VI secretion system effector, with the protein MASIYMRIDGVDVKGGATVEGLDGTGWFAVRSYSWGGVRNVAMDIGNGNNADAGMVALSEVNLTKQVDGASEDLLSYLFNPGKEGKTVEIAFTKPEADGSGAKLYFQIKLTQARLVSYNVTGSDGSQPSESVSLSYTEISQKHNYELEGGEVKEGGIVTYNLPQGKLLSGAK; encoded by the coding sequence ATGGCTAGTATCTATATGCGAATTGATGGTGTTGATGTTAAAGGCGGTGCCACAGTTGAAGGTTTGGACGGTACAGGTTGGTTCGCTGTTCGTTCATATAGTTGGGGTGGCGTGCGTAATGTTGCAATGGATATCGGTAATGGTAATAACGCCGACGCGGGCATGGTGGCATTGTCTGAAGTTAATTTAACTAAGCAAGTTGATGGGGCGTCAGAAGACTTACTTTCATACCTATTTAACCCAGGTAAAGAAGGTAAAACAGTAGAAATAGCTTTCACTAAACCAGAAGCTGACGGTTCAGGTGCAAAGTTATATTTCCAAATCAAACTTACACAAGCGCGCTTAGTGTCTTACAACGTAACGGGTTCTGATGGTTCTCAGCCTAGTGAAAGTGTATCTCTTTCATACACTGAAATTTCACAGAAACACAACTACGAGCTTGAAGGCGGTGAAGTGAAAGAAGGTGGCATCGTCACTTACAACTTGCCACAAGGTAAGCTGCTATCTGGTGCTAAGTAA